The Arachis ipaensis cultivar K30076 chromosome B07, Araip1.1, whole genome shotgun sequence genome includes a window with the following:
- the LOC110265096 gene encoding uncharacterized protein LOC110265096, which yields MTPSRDSPPSPSSSSAGERESSRMRGNAMEERKRRCSVAAGAPPPLLGLVSVAVLPPSGFCAPTEEIEGRKEGCIAAFVLCRGAAVDWSSPLSCCTVSKPLRRRSSLHYHCSTPSSYPLSPVRRCV from the exons ATGACGCCGTCTAGGGATTCACCTCCGTCGCCGTCGTCGTCGAGCGCCGGTGAGAGAGAGAGCTCGAGGATGAGAGGAAACGCGATGGAGGAGAGAAAAAGGAGGTGCTCCGTCGCCGCTGGAGCTCCACCACCACTGCTAGGGCTTGTTTCAGTCGCCGTTCTGCCACCGTCGGGCTTCTGTGCCCCCACCGAGGAGATCGAAGGGAGGAAGGAGGGATGTATCGCCGCTTTCGTACTCTGTCGCGGCGCTGCCGTCGATTGGAGCTCGCCGCTGAGCTGCTGCACCGTCTCCAAGCCGTTGCGTCGCCGCTCATCTCTTCACTATCACTGCTCAACACCATCGTCGTATCCTCTGTCACCAG TTCGAAGGTGTGTATGA